The segment GATTGTGTTAGCCAGTAACTTTTCCTCGTCAGCAGGTCCAGGCTTACATGTATATCTAAGCAATAGTACTACTGGAGGGTTAGAAGTTGCCCCACTTCGTAAAACCTCTGGAGGCGATACTTATCAGGTTTCTGGAGTTACCCTTGACCAATATAAATACGTGTTGGTGTATTGCAAGCCTTTCGGTGTGACTTTTGGCGCTGCTGAGCTCAAATAAATTGTTGTTTATCCATTCTATAGTAAACTACTCATGAACAAGATATATTTATTATTTTTATTAACTCTGGGTATCGCTGTAGGTGCTCAGGCACAAACCACTTCTGAGTCACGAGCGACCAATACTGTTAGCCCTTTACTCAATGATGTTTGGATAGCCCCCAAAGGACATGGGTATGTGCAGTTGAGCCAAACAGCCATTTATGCCCAACAGTTTTACTCAGCTGAAGGCACTACCACAGACATGACCACTGCGGGGTTTTATTCTACAGAGCTAAGTGGTAGGTTGGGTTTGGGTAGTCACCTGGAAATAAGCCTACAGGCTCCTTTGTTTGTAAGAGCTACCCGCAATGCAGTGCGTTTTCGGAGTAGCCAGAGAGTACAAACAGGCGATCAGGTAAGTACAATTGGCGACATGACCGTGGGTGTAAAATATGGACTGATCAATCGCAAGTCGTTTGTATTAAGCGGCAGTTTGTTATTAGGTGTACCCACAGGTACGGTTCAAGGCGGAGAGTCTCAGTTATTACAAACGGGTGACGGCGAGTTTAACCAAATCATTGGTCTTGATATAGGCTACAAAATCTCCTCTTTTTATGTCACTGGTGGGGTGGGTTTTAATAACCGTACCAATAGTTTTTCGGATGAAATACGTGCCAATGCTGGAGTAGCCTGGGCATACAACCGGTTTTTGGCAATGGTACAAGCAAATATGGTACATTCGCTCAATAATGGGGCAGCTTCTGCCACTCCTGAAAATATTTTTTCTAACAATGTACGCTATGTTACCATTACCCCTAAGCTTGCTTTTGCAATTACCCAAAAGCTCTCTTTCAATGCCAGTGTAGGAGGCATTGTGTCAGGACAAAACATGTTGAAAGCACCAGTGTATAATACAGGAATTTTGTTCCAGTTTTAGTAATGTTACTACACGATTAGAGTAAGTTGATCACAAAAGCCCTGGCACATTGTCAGGGCTTTTTATTTTACTTTCAATAATACTTTTCGCAAAGCTTAACCCCTGGTATTGATTCTCGTAAACTTCTCTAAATCAATACATCTATTTTACTTACCCATATTATATGACACAACACTACAGAACTATTCTTGGCTTTTTTTTCTTGTGCCTGGCTGGGCAAGGCTATGCTCAGATAAACCTCGACAGTAGCCGAAGGTTTTTTAAGGCTAAACCACCCGACTGGAAAATAGGAACCCAACTGCAGGTAGGTGTACATACGTTGGGGGTACAAGCAATTAATCAAGAGCTACAGACTGAAGGTTACCGCGCGTTTGCCCCTATAGATCTGCACGTTGGGTTTACTTTTTCGCTGGTGTATCGCAAGCACCTGTTTGGCTTGGGTGGTTACGGCCATCGTGCGCACAATGGGGATAACTTTTACCTGAGTCAATACAACTTTGGAGGCAACTACCAATACTTGGTGTTGAAAAAGAAAAGCCTGGAGTTTTTTTTCACTGCAGCAGCGCATATTTCAATACTTGAGTTAAGGGCTATCCAACCCAACCCTGCCATTTTCCCTTACAGTTTACTATATACCGTTCCGGTAAAAACTTCGCTTGGTGTAGGGGTAGATAAATGTACTGGATTCAAGGGTTTGTTTGGACGTAGCCCCAGGCTAGATGTGCGTGTAGGGCTTAGAACTGGCTATGCCCTGCCTTTTAACAACCAATGGAGCGAAAATTTTAATACCAGTCGACCCATAGATGATGTACCTATGGTAAACGCCTCAGGCTACTTTTACCTTAAATTTGTGGTTACATCACTTATTCCATTGGGGAGTTAACACTATTTCGAGTAATTTTATTGCTGAACAGGGTGGCTGAGTAGCTACCCTATTTTACCTCATTGTATACACTAATGATTAGCAACCTCAACGATAGTTTTAACTTAGTTTCTAAACTTACCTTGCCCCGTGCCTGGAACGCTGCTAAAGTAGTAGGTAGTTTTTATCTCTCTAAACTTACTAAAAAGCCTCGCCACACCGGGTTGCCCATCAGCATTGCCTTTGAGCCCACTACTTCATGCAACTTACGTTGCCCGGAGTGCCCCAGTGGTTTACGCAATTTTACCCGCCCTACTGGTATGCTACAAGAAGAAGTATTCAAGCAAACCATTGATGAGTTACAAAAAACCTTGCTTTACCTCACTTTCTATTTTCAAGGAGAACCCTATCTTCACCCCCAGTTCTTAGATTTGGTTCAATACGCTTCGGACAAAGGTATTTACACGGCTACGTCTACCAATGCTCACTACCTCAACGATAAAAATGCCCGCAAAACGATAGAGTCAGGGTTAGATCGCCTCATTATCTCGATTGATGGCACCACACAAGATACCTACCAGTCGTATCGTATAGGCGGCAAGCTCGATAAAGTATTGGAAGGTACCCGCAACCTGATACGTTGGAAAAAGCAGCTTAAATCAAAGACACCCCATGTGGTTTTTCAGTTTTTGGTAGTAAAACCCAACCAACACCAAATAGCCGAAGTAAAACAACTTGCCAAAGAGATTGGGGTAGACAAAGTGGGGCTCAAAACTGCGCAGATTTATGACTATGCTCAAGGTTCGCCCCTGATACCTACCATTGACAAATACTCACGTTATGAGCGGCAAGGTGATGGTACTTATAAAATAAAAAATAAATTGATCAATCACTGTTGGAAAATGTGGCACTCTTGTGTAATTACCTGGGATGGATTGGTAGTGCCATGCTGTTTTGACAAAGATGCTCATTATAGACTAGGCGATGTTCAGAAACAAAGTTTCAAAGAGTTGTGGCAAGGCAAAAAATACCAGCAATTCAGGCAAACCCTCATCAAGTCGCGCAGTCAAATAGAAATGTGTAAAAACTGTACTGAGGGCACTAAGGTCTGGGGATAAAAGTAACCCCCAAGCTACAAGTACGCCTCATTAAATGTTTGTGGTTAACCAAATGGGCTGTTGTTGAAAGAATGCGTATGGCCAAGGAAAAAACATAGAAAATTTTCAAGTCTCATTGCTGAAAATCACTCAAAACCAGTATTTTGTCGACGATTTGAGCTACTTAATCCAATACATTGATTTACTTAAGGGCTAAGTCACGTAAAATCAATCATCTAAATCTAAACAATTACAAAATACCCGAAATTTATGTCAGAATTTAAACAAGCTCTTCAAAACTTTTTTAACTCTATTTCTATTGGAGTAGGCGATTGGGGTCTGAAGCTTATTGGTGGACTTGCCGCCCTCATTATTGGGTTCTGGATCATTCGTATGGTGCTCAAAGCAGTATCCCGCGTATTTGACGCCAGCAAAATTGACAAGACACTTCGCCCGTTTTTGCTTACTTTGTTGGGTTTTTCCCTTAAGGCATTATTGTTCATCTCTATTGCGGGCATTGTAGGTATTCCTACTGCCTCGTTTGCTGCCTTGATAGCAGGTGTAGGTATTGCCATTGGTGCAGCATTTAACGGCTCTTTAGGGCATTTGGCCTCTGGGGTTATGCTACTTATCTTTCGCCCCTTCAAAGTAGGGGACTTGATAGAAACCAATGGTACCTTGGGCTTTGTCAAAGAAATATCTGTATTTGTAACTGAGCTGGAGACCTTTCAGAACAAAACCGAGATTATACCAAATGGAGCCATCACGTCTGGAAAAATTACCAATTACTCAACCATTGGTAACCTACGGGTAGATATGTTGTTTGCCGTTCGTTATGGTGCCGATGTAGAGGCAGCCAAAAAGATAGTAATGGAGGTGATGCAAAAAGACCCCAATGTGTTGAACGAACCTGCCCCGCGTGTAGGAGTAAACAATTTGGGAGAGAGTTCAGTAGAATTGGTAGCATTGCCTTTTTCTACAGTAGAGGGTTACTGGGATGTACACTGGGACACTCGCCAACGAATAGTAGAAGCCTTGGGCAAGGCTGGTTATGAAGCACCACTACCACAACGCATTATAACAATGCAGCAAGGGTAGCCCTACATTTTGCGTAAAGCAACTATTGTACGATCAAACAAAAAAGGCTGACGCTTGATTTCAAGCGCCAGCCTTTTTTGCTATCAAGCAATCGGCGCTATTCTACCCGCTTGCTTTGTGCTTCTTTCACCAATTTATACTTTACATTACGGGCATTTACCTGTTCATAGTTGCCTTTGCCTTTGGCTACCAGCTTTTCAAGGGTTTCAAATTTTTTGGTCATACTGCCAAAGCTAAACACAGATAGGTTAATTCCTTTTGTTGCCCGCTTTTCTACCAGTTTATAAATGTATTTACTTATTGGAAACTCACCATCGGTAGCAAGGATAATCCGATTGTTTCCCCCTTCCTTAAAGTTTTTACTCATCCATTTGTACGCCAACTTGAAACCTGCCTTTACATTGGTTTTACCTCTTGATCTCAGCTTATCTATCACCGCATTGATTTGCTCTTGGTTGCTTGCCGAAGTGGGCTTGAGTACAATGGCAGCATCTCCGGCGTAGATCACAATAGACACGTCGTCTTGAGGACGCATAATACTAATAAGGTATTTAAAAGATTCTTTTAGTAAGGGGAGCTTGTCTTTGCTCGACATAGACCCTGACACGTCTAACAATAGCATCAGGTTATTGTGGGCAAAGCCTTTCATACTGGTCATGTTTACTCCCTGATAATTGGTATCTGTTTTTATGACAATTTTGGGTGGGGGGAGTTGTTTTATTTTATATGAGTCACAGTCACAAGGTTTCTTGGTACTGGTAGTAGTACTTTTTCTAATGCGTTTACCCGGCAAACGTTTGCTTTGAGCCTCACGCACCATTTTGTAGGTAATGTTGCCCTGTGCTACTGCTTCAAGATTGCCTTTGCCCAACGATACCAGCTTTTTTAGTTTTTTATAAGCTTTGAGTTGATCGGCAAAACTAAATACTGACAAGGCAATGCTTTCTTCAGCCTTTTGTTCAATCATTTGATATAAACCTTTGCTGATACTAAACTCCCCATCAGACGCTAAAATAATACGATTGTTATTGTTGTTTTTATAGTTATTTTGTATCCACTGATAGGCGAGTTTAAGACCAGCTTCGCCATTGGTACGCCCGCTGGATTTAAGCGTATCTATTGCTTGCATAATTTGAGCTTTGTATTTGGCAGAGGTAGGGCGTAGCATTAATTTAGCTTCTGACCCAAATACTACTACAGACACCTTGTCTTCAGGACGCATAATATTTACAAGATACTTCAGGGCGCTCTTGAGCATAGGCAATTCGTTTTTCATTGATCCTGACACATCTAATAACAACATGAGGTTGTTATGGGCAAACCCTTGCATACTGTTCATGTTTACTACCTCATTGGCATCTCCGCAGTCACAGGGGGTATACCCCACCTTTTCAAAAGACAAAACTTTAGGGTACAGCATTTTTTTGAGGGTAGGTTGTATTACAACCTTTATCGACTGATTAAATTTTTTAATCAGTGTATTGTACTTGTAGTAAAGTCCTTGAATAGTTTGTGCCGATACCCGGTATTTGCCTTGTGCATGAGCTATAGACTCAGTGGCTTGTACAAAAGACTTCACACTACGCCAGTTACGCTTAAGCCTGCGATTTTTACGGGAATAATCTATTTTTACGTCGGCAAACTCACTGATAAGTGGTGTAGCCATGGTTTGCTTGAGCAATGCCTGAGATTTTTTCTGCATAAAGCCTTTAGCCGCAAGCATGATGGGTTCGCCCAAGGTTAAGGCTTTATTTAGCATTTGTTGGGCGCGGCTTGGAGGCAAAGCATTTTTGTTGATTGGATAAGCATTTTTTATTTGTTGAATATTGGCTTGTAACCCATTTCTTTGCGCATCAAATATGTCAAACAGGTATTGATAACGCTTGAGAATTTGTTTAGACTTGGCAAACTGGTCTGTTTGATATCCTCGTTTTTTTAAGTATTCGTTTAACTGGTACCCTAAACCCACCATTTCTTCCAAAATATTTTGAATGTTTTGCATTTGGGCATTGAGCACCAACTGGTAAGCCTGGGGGAGTTTTTGACTGCCTTGCTGTACTTTGTAAAACAATGACTTGGGATAATAATAATTTCGGGTAAAGTAACGAGGATAATAAATGTACTTTTTTCGGGGACGTTTGGTGCGAGGGTTTACAGGCAGTTTTTTATTATCAGCTTGTTCTTTTTTCTGGGCTTCTATACGTTTTACTGTCTTGTCGTGTCGCACAATGGTACTTACCAAGCGGTTATTCCGGTTAATAGAGTGGTTGATACACTCTACGTAATTATTCAAAGCACTTAATACTTTTAAACTAATGGGTTGGTTATGTGACAGCAACGGTAATGGGGGTACTGGTTTTTTTTGAAAGGTATTGGTTTTAGGGGGTATGTTGCCATTTTTAGGTGTAGGCAAGGCTTGAGTACTAAACCGGGGAGCTACCTGACTATGGTACAAAAAATACACTTGATTTCGACGACAATTGTCTACATACTGCTTAAAGTAACTATATACTGAATAACGACTTGAGTAGTAGCTACTTCGGTAGCGAGAGTTTTTGTAAGTTATAGTGCTTTGGTCCCAAAGCTTCCGACGACTCTCCAGCAAACTGTTGGCGGCTCGTAAAAAACTGGTATAAGACATAATAGCAAAACCACGTATAGGTGCTTCATTAATGGTAGGCAACGCTTTCAAGTGCTTTTCAAGTGTTTGCACACTCTCTTTCAGTAATGCTTCGTTTACATTTGCCTGAGGCGAAATAGTTTCTAAACTAAAGGCTATTTTTTGTTGAAAACGATCTTCTGCTCTCAATAACTCCCGCATTTTTCGCTCTACCCTGTGGTGAGGGTCTGAAGCTTTATATGTCTGCTTGCCCATACGCAATACTTGGTTTTGCAAGCGTTGGCTTTGTGTCTGCAATTGTGCAAATAGTTTTTCATAGGCAGTGATCACTTCATCATTATGAGCAAACTTGTCTTTCTGGTAAGATTTAGAAACATAGTATTGTTTGAGGTCACTCTCAAGGGCAGCAAATTTATCAAAAATACGGTAAACAGCCTTGGCTTCAGCATTGAGCCCTGCAATGC is part of the Microscilla marina ATCC 23134 genome and harbors:
- a CDS encoding transporter, with translation MNKIYLLFLLTLGIAVGAQAQTTSESRATNTVSPLLNDVWIAPKGHGYVQLSQTAIYAQQFYSAEGTTTDMTTAGFYSTELSGRLGLGSHLEISLQAPLFVRATRNAVRFRSSQRVQTGDQVSTIGDMTVGVKYGLINRKSFVLSGSLLLGVPTGTVQGGESQLLQTGDGEFNQIIGLDIGYKISSFYVTGGVGFNNRTNSFSDEIRANAGVAWAYNRFLAMVQANMVHSLNNGAASATPENIFSNNVRYVTITPKLAFAITQKLSFNASVGGIVSGQNMLKAPVYNTGILFQF
- a CDS encoding vWA domain-containing protein, with protein sequence MKAFILSLVLASGIILPSFGQLSPERQKTLNRYLQFSDQVSKEAKTMLRCLSSHYRKVQRYKRMQRVYYNIRAPFCQKRSSLLKDKYNKALRGGIAGLNAEAKAVYRIFDKFAALESDLKQYYVSKSYQKDKFAHNDEVITAYEKLFAQLQTQSQRLQNQVLRMGKQTYKASDPHHRVERKMRELLRAEDRFQQKIAFSLETISPQANVNEALLKESVQTLEKHLKALPTINEAPIRGFAIMSYTSFLRAANSLLESRRKLWDQSTITYKNSRYRSSYYSSRYSVYSYFKQYVDNCRRNQVYFLYHSQVAPRFSTQALPTPKNGNIPPKTNTFQKKPVPPLPLLSHNQPISLKVLSALNNYVECINHSINRNNRLVSTIVRHDKTVKRIEAQKKEQADNKKLPVNPRTKRPRKKYIYYPRYFTRNYYYPKSLFYKVQQGSQKLPQAYQLVLNAQMQNIQNILEEMVGLGYQLNEYLKKRGYQTDQFAKSKQILKRYQYLFDIFDAQRNGLQANIQQIKNAYPINKNALPPSRAQQMLNKALTLGEPIMLAAKGFMQKKSQALLKQTMATPLISEFADVKIDYSRKNRRLKRNWRSVKSFVQATESIAHAQGKYRVSAQTIQGLYYKYNTLIKKFNQSIKVVIQPTLKKMLYPKVLSFEKVGYTPCDCGDANEVVNMNSMQGFAHNNLMLLLDVSGSMKNELPMLKSALKYLVNIMRPEDKVSVVVFGSEAKLMLRPTSAKYKAQIMQAIDTLKSSGRTNGEAGLKLAYQWIQNNYKNNNNNRIILASDGEFSISKGLYQMIEQKAEESIALSVFSFADQLKAYKKLKKLVSLGKGNLEAVAQGNITYKMVREAQSKRLPGKRIRKSTTTSTKKPCDCDSYKIKQLPPPKIVIKTDTNYQGVNMTSMKGFAHNNLMLLLDVSGSMSSKDKLPLLKESFKYLISIMRPQDDVSIVIYAGDAAIVLKPTSASNQEQINAVIDKLRSRGKTNVKAGFKLAYKWMSKNFKEGGNNRIILATDGEFPISKYIYKLVEKRATKGINLSVFSFGSMTKKFETLEKLVAKGKGNYEQVNARNVKYKLVKEAQSKRVE
- a CDS encoding mechanosensitive ion channel family protein → MSEFKQALQNFFNSISIGVGDWGLKLIGGLAALIIGFWIIRMVLKAVSRVFDASKIDKTLRPFLLTLLGFSLKALLFISIAGIVGIPTASFAALIAGVGIAIGAAFNGSLGHLASGVMLLIFRPFKVGDLIETNGTLGFVKEISVFVTELETFQNKTEIIPNGAITSGKITNYSTIGNLRVDMLFAVRYGADVEAAKKIVMEVMQKDPNVLNEPAPRVGVNNLGESSVELVALPFSTVEGYWDVHWDTRQRIVEALGKAGYEAPLPQRIITMQQG
- a CDS encoding SPASM domain-containing protein; the protein is MISNLNDSFNLVSKLTLPRAWNAAKVVGSFYLSKLTKKPRHTGLPISIAFEPTTSCNLRCPECPSGLRNFTRPTGMLQEEVFKQTIDELQKTLLYLTFYFQGEPYLHPQFLDLVQYASDKGIYTATSTNAHYLNDKNARKTIESGLDRLIISIDGTTQDTYQSYRIGGKLDKVLEGTRNLIRWKKQLKSKTPHVVFQFLVVKPNQHQIAEVKQLAKEIGVDKVGLKTAQIYDYAQGSPLIPTIDKYSRYERQGDGTYKIKNKLINHCWKMWHSCVITWDGLVVPCCFDKDAHYRLGDVQKQSFKELWQGKKYQQFRQTLIKSRSQIEMCKNCTEGTKVWG